The genomic window CTATGCCGCCCCGTTCTTCTGTTTTTTTGAGCAAGCTGTTGGCGTCATCTTCCTTAGAAGCATCACTTTGTATAGCAACAAGTGTTGGATAAAGCCTTAATGCATCATCCAGCTTACGCTGATTTCTTCCGGTAATGATTACCTTAGCACCTGCCTGCAAAAACTGTCGGGCCGCTTCCAAGCCAATACCAGAACCTCCACCGGTAATCAAAATCGTTTTGCCTTTAATATTCATAACAATGATTTATTAAAAAAATGGATACTGCTGCAATGAACAGCATCCGTTTTTAAATTACTTTGACTGATTGATAATTTTAGACATTGCCTCATTAATGGCTGCGGCATAAATTTTCGTTTCGCCAACTGGCACATCGAACCGATTGTTTTGTAAACCGATAAACAATTCTTCTGCTACCTCTGCCGCAGGAACTCCCTTGTCGCCATCAAGATAAGAAGAAAACTCCGTATCGGTACGGGGCGGATATACTTCATACACTTGGATATTTTTATTTTCTTCATAAGTAGCTCTTAAAGCTAGGGTGTAATTATGAAGTGCCGCTTTTGTTGGACAATAAGTAGGTAGAAATTTTTCGCTTCCATATACGGCCAAAGAAGATACATTAACAACTGCCGCTTCCTCTTTTTGAAGAAGATGAGGCATCATAAGCTGGTTGAAATGAATGACTGAGAAATAATTGAGGTTCATCTCTATCTGAGCCTTTTCCAAAGCATCAGCATCCTGACTAAGCAGGTAAGCAAATGCAATTCCTGCGTTGTTCACGATGATGTTCACATCGGGATGATTAGTTTTCAGTTCTTCGGCAATACGCTCTCTTTCCGATGCCTCTGCCCAGTCTCCTTTTATCGCAACAGCACCGTCTAAGTGTGACAAAGCCGCCTGCAAGCGTTCTTCACTACGTCCGTTGATGATGATTTTATTGCCTTCGGCATTCAGTTTTTTAGCGATTGCTAAACCTATTCCGGCACTTCCGCCGCTTATAAAAATGGTATTTCCTGTTGTTTTCATTTTATTTATTTTAAAAAATTCGTAATTTCGCTTGCAATTTGCAAGTACAAAGATATAAAACAACTTTCATTTTGCAAGTAGATTAAAAAAAATAATTTATGGCTGATAATAAAAAAAGATCTGATTGTCCAATTAGTAGTTCTCTTGAGGTTTGGGGAGATAAATGGTCGCTGTTGATTGTGAGGGACTTAATGTTTGCAAAACAATGTACTTATGGCGATTTTTTAAAATCAGGGGAAAAGATTGCCACCAATATTTTAGCCTCCCGACTACAAACGCTGGAAGAAAACGGAATTATTACAAAGTCGGACCATCCGGACAGTAAAGCGAAAGTTTTATACCAACTCACACAAAAAGGAATTGATTTATTGCCTTTAATGGTTGAAATAAACTTATGGGCCGAAAAATATTATGATTTGCCTGCCGACAGAAAGGCAAGTTTAACCGAGGTAAAAAAGGATAAAGAAGGGTTTATAAAAAGGATGGCTGAAGACTTAGAGAAAAGTAGTAGTTAACGTGAGTTCGGGATAAGAAAATTATGTTATTTGCTAGCGATAGCGCTTCAAATCTTCGTTCAGCTAATTTTCGGTCTCTTATTTTATTCCTAGTTTATATATTTTCAACGGTGTTCAAGAACGCTAACGCGGTTTTCGGGCCGCACCAATAAGCCAAAGCACTTTCTTTGAAAGAAACCTGCGGAGCAAGCATGAAGACAAATAAAACAAATACTAAAACGGAATAAATAAGCAACCGAGAGTTGATCAGCAAAGCTGATGAGCTCCGTAAACTCCGGTTTTGTTAATTTTGCGGTCAACCTGCGAAGCAAGCTTGAAGGCAATTAAAAACATAAATAAATTCTGAAAAAAAGTAAGAGACCAGCGGCGGCGAGTTAAAAAAATACGTTCAATGCGAATTTCTCAAGAATTGTAAAAATACTTAACCCGAATTTACGTTAGTTAATAATGCTACGGTAATGAGTTCGCATTGGCTCGATTTGCTCCTTTATGTAAAAATTAAAACTTCCTTCTTCGCAGAAGCGAACGATTTAGTTTTGAAACCACAGGAGAAGTGATTTGGAACAAAAACTCACAACAATAAATCAATTTATATATCTTCGCCCGTAAAAAACATAATGATTGCACATCACGTATTATTCTGGCTAAAAGCCGATACCACAGCAGCCCAAAAAGAAGCTTTTTTAGGGGGGATTAAAAAGTTTGGAAAACATTGAAGTTGTAAAAAATTTCCACGTAGGTACACCTGCGCCAATTGAACGTGCGGTAGTAGACACTACTTATACTTTTAGCTTGATCTTATTTTTTGAAGATTTAGCAGCACATGATGTTTATCAAGTACACCCAATTCATAAAGCCTTTTTAGAAGAATTTAGAGTTTTCTTCGAAAAAGTGATCATTTACGATGCGAATTAAAGAAAAAACCGATCGATAGATCGGTTTTTATGCTTAAACATTATTATTTGATTTTTTCTTTCTCTCGTGCCGTTTGTTCCTCATTATCTGGCAACAAGCCTTTTCTTTGTGCTGGCGTGAGCAACTCTGGCGATGCTTTGGGGTTAAAAGGATTAAAGAAGTACAAACCATCAGCAGTATAAAGTTCAAAATGTTTCTTTAATCTGCTATTGAATTCAGTAAGATCCTTAGTTTCTACTTTTGTCCAAGCTGCTTCTGCTAATGCGGCAATACGAGGGAAAAGTTTGAAATCTAACTGCTGCTCGTCCACAATTACTTCTGTCCAAATATTTGCCTGTATACCCCTAATTAACGACGAAGCATTGGGCAAATCTGTAATTTCTTTGGATGGAAAATTGTAAACATTTTGAACAGCTACAAAACTACCAGCCCATTTACGACCAACCACGTGTGCCGAGTCTTGCACAAAATCGAAATACAAGGGTAAACGTGGGCATAAAACCACGTTAAATCCTTTTGCGAAGGCTTGTTTGAGGATTTCTGGTTTATCGTGTCGCCACCAAAAAACGGTGGTTTTCTCAGCAGGCAAATTACCGCTTACAATTTCATCCCAAGCTAACACTTCGTTGTTTAAACTTTTGATACTATCTGCCATTCTTTTAACGAAGTAGGCTTCTACCGCAGGCAAATCTTTAAAATTCTTTTGCTTCATTAAATCTTGTACCGCAGCATCGTTATTCCAATGTTGGTTACCAAAATGCACTTCATCTGCCCCAATATGGATCATTTGCGAAGGAAAAAGCGCATCTACTTCTTTTAAAATGTTAGTGAGATATTGGTAAGTACCTTCCTTACCCGGATTAAAAGTAAACTCGGGATATTTGGGCGAACCGCCGCCACTAAATTCGGGATAGGCTTTGTTTGCTGCCGTTGCGTGGCCAGGCATATCTATCTCTGGAATGACATCGATAAATCGCTCTGCAGCATAACTAACCATCTCCTTAATTTCTTCTTGCGTGTAATACTGTGGCTTTGCCAGCAGATCGGTAAAAGTACCCAACCCTCCTATTACAGTTAACTTCGGATATTTTTTAATTTCGATACGCCATCCGGGTTGGTCTGTTAAATGCCAATGAAACTTGTTGAGCTTGTAAAAAGCCATCCAATCTAGCATTTGCTTTACTTTTTCTTTTCCAAAAAAGTGCCTCGATTCGTCTAACATCAAACCTCGCCAAGCATATCTTGGTTGATCTTCTATATGCCAAGAAGGAATAAAAATTTGATTATTTTCTACTTTTTGCTGCCTTACGAGCTGAAGCAATGAGCTCACACCAGCAAATAAACCTTGCGCATGCGCCGCTTTAATTTCTATTTTATTGGCTGTTATGGATAACTGATAAGCTTCCAAAGCTTGTTTCGCATTGGGTTTTATTTGCAAATCAATGTAATTCGTACTGGCCTTATCCGCATTGCGCAGAGCTATACCTTTGTGTTTTAACAGCTCGGTTTGTAAGTAAGCTGCAATTTTTTGAGCTTCTTTATTGGCTGTGATTTGTGTTTGCTGATTAAGCGAAAAAACCTCTGATGATTGCTTGATGGCCTTCACTGGCTTTGGAATTAGTGCAATTTCTTGTGCACTAGCTCCAAAACCAACTAGTAGAAATATAACTGATATAATGATCTTTTTCATCCCAAACTATTGTACCGTAAAAACAGCTGTTTGCCTAATATCTTCAGATGAAGAGCCCACCATCACTTTAAAATCTCCAGGCTCTACCACTTGCTTCATCTCTCGGTTCCAAAGCATCAAATCATCTGGCACCAAGGTAAAGCTCACTTTTTTGGTTTCTCCTGCTTTTAGCTTAACACGCTCAAAGCCTTTCAAAAGTTTTTCGTAAGTAGTTACCGAGCTCAATACATCGCGAATGTACAACTGCACCACTTCGTCTCCATCTTTAGTTCCTGCGTTTTTGATATCTAGCGTTACTTCTACTTTTCCGTTTTGGTTAAGTTTGTTGTTAACTGAAAGGTTTTCGTAACTAAATGTAGTGTAACTTAAGCCGTGACCAAAGGGATACAACAAGCCTTTTACCCTAGCCGTTTCGCCTTCGTCCGTTTGTGCATTGGGTTTAGTTGGAAAATTTAACGGCAACTGCCCAACAGATTTAGGAAATGTCAACGTCAATTTGCCACCTGGATTATAATCTCCAAACAACACATCGGCCACTGCCAAACCACCTTTTACACCCGGGTAACCTGCGTAAATAATTGCTGGTGCATGCAAATCAACATAATTGATAGACATAGGCTGAGAACCAATTAACACCACCACATAAGGCTTACCAGTTTGGTGGATAGCTTTTACCAAGGCCAACTGATGTCCTGGTAAATCTAAAGAAGTACGACTTTTATTTTCTCCTGCAGTTTTGGTATTGCCTCCAATAGCCAATACTACCACATCAGAGTTTTTAGCTGTTGCTACTGCTTCATTAATTAAAGCTAGCTCTTCTGCATTTGGCTCCTCAGGTAAAATTTCGCTGTTTGGCCAGTTTTTGTCTATCAGTTCGCTGCCTTTGGCATAAGTCACGTTCTGAGCACCAATTTTTTGTTTAATACCTTCCAATATATTCACGCTTGACGACATTAGCGGACCATAATGCGCATGTGCATAATCGGCGTCGGCAGCATTTGGTCCAATAACGGCAACTTTTAATCCGGTTTTAGCTAAAGGCAATGCATTTTTAGTGTTTTTTAGTAAAACGATACTTTCTAACGATGCTTGTAAAGCTACCTGCTGGTTCGCTGCGCTGTTGACTAACTTCTTACTTGCATCGGCATCTTTTACATAAGGGCTATCGAACAAACCTAACCTAAACTTTACACTCAATACATCCGCTACGCGACTATTAATGGTTTCGATTGGAATTCTTTTTTCGTTCACTAATTCTCTCAAGAAAATGATGATACTATCTGGTCTTCTAAAAGTTGTACGCACGTTAAGCCCAGCAGTAAAAGCTTGGTAAACCGCCTCTTTTAAGTTTGCTGCAACTTGATGCTTATTGTAAAGATATTCCAAAGCATCGCTATCGCTTACCACGTATCCAGTAAAGCCCATTTCGGTACGCAAACGATCGGTTAGCCAATAACTACTTCCCGTAACCGGAATACCATTATAATCGTTATAAGAACTCATGATGCCCATGATGTTTGCCTCTTTGATTACCTTCTTAAATGGATAAAGCAGCACATCTTCTACCTCACGTGGCGAAACCTGCGGATCGGTACGGGCTAAACCTTCTCTGGCACCTTTGTTGGCACTGTAAACCGCAAAGTGTTTGGGTGTAGAAGCTGCCCCCATTTCTTGAATACCTTTGGCCATTTCTACGCCCAAGCGAGCAGTTAAGTAGGGATCTTCGCCATATACTTCTTCTAACCTACCCCAACGTTGGTCTCTTGCCACATCTAAAATGGGTGCATACACGTTGGTGTAACCTAATGCCCTGGCTTCCTTTCCTGTAATTTGTCCCATGGCACGTACCAAAGAGCGGTTCCAAGTCATGCCCATGTTTAATTGCGTAGGAAAACCTGTAGCCTGATAGGCTTCAATGCCTCTAATGCCTTCGTTAGAAAAATCTACTGGAATGCCTAAACGGGTTTGCTCTATGAAAAAACGTTGCGTTTCGTTCATTGCCCAAACGTGACGTTTCACATCGGTTACCAGATCTAATTTAGTTTCAACCAAGTTCCAATTGATAAAACCATTCAAATGTTCGTCTATATTAGCGATGCCATCTTTCCAAATTTCATTTTTCCATGAGGATGTAGGTAGCGAATCTTTCAAAATTCGCTTGTATCCATATAAAGTTGCCATTTGAGCGGTCTTCTCATTCAGGTTCATTTGCGAAATGAGATCGGCAACACGTTCTTTTGTGGGGCGTGATGGATCTTCATAAACATCTTTCTTGCCGTTTTTATTCAGATCGATCCAATCTTTTTTATAAATTTTGCTGTTTTGTGCTAAACAAGATGCACCGATAAATACGGCAGCGAGGGATAAGGCTATTTTCTTCATAAAAAATTTATTGGACTAATTTACTGCTTTCTGATATCTTAACAAGGCTTCTAAAAAATAATAATCGGCATAAACCAGAGGCGTACTTACCTCAAAATTATGTGGAAAGCTGCCTACGGAGTTTTTCAAGATAAAACCTGCGTTGGTACCAGGTTTGGCCAAATACTTATCGCTAGAAAGCGATTGTAACATAATTTCTGCGTTTTTGAAGTAAAACTGTTTTTGCTTGCCTGTTACATAAGCACTTAACTCTAACAAACCAGAAGCCACTAAAGCACCTGCCGAAGCATCACGAGGGATTTCCTTCAGGTTTATTCTACCTGCTGTTTCCCAATCGGGCTGATAACCTTTTTGGCCTACGTTAAAATCCCAATAGGGAATTTTATCTTTAGGTAAATTGGCATGGTTAAGGTAAAAATCGGCTGCCTTTTTAGCTGTTTGTAAAAAACGTTTGTCGCCAGTTTCTCTATACATCATGGTAAAACCATATATAGCCCAGCCTTGTCCCCTAGCCCAAGTAGAATTATCCGAATAGCCTTGATTAGTTTGTTGGTGCAGCACTTTGCCTGTTTCAGGATCGTAATCTACCACATGGTAAGTGCTAAAATCTTTCCTGAAATGGTTTTTCATGGTATTTTCTGCATGACTAATGGCTACATTTTTATATATAGGATCTCCCGTAATTTTAGAAACATAGCAAAGCATTTCCAAATTCATCATGTTATCAATAATCACAGGATATTGCCATACCGTTTTCCCATCCCAAGAGGCTTTGGTGTTCCAAGATTTGATTAATCCAACCTTTGGATCAAAACGTGTTAAGGCCGTTTTTGCCGAATGGATGAGGATATCTTGGTAAGCTTTAATTTTTGCTGGGTCTTTCTCTAACCTTACGGCATTGCCATAAGAACAGTACATTACAAAACCAATATCGTGATGCTGGTCAAGATCTTTCCCTTTTTCTAAGGCCTCTGTCCATTTGGTTGCAGTAGCTTTCCAAGTTGGATTTTTAGTGTATTCGTAAATATACCACATTACCCCTGGAAAAAAGCCTCCCGTCCAATCGAATACGCCTACGCCTTTAACTTCGCCATTTTCGTCTGTACTTCTAGGGAAACTAGTTAAATCATGCTGTGTTTCTAGCATCATTTTATACTGTTTGTCTGCCACTTCAAAATCTTTTTTAATCATTTGCGCATTTGCGGTGGCAGTGGTTAAAAATAAGGCAGCTAAGGCAGCGAACTTTGTATTTTTAAAGCCCGAACTTATTTGTTTAATCATTTTTTGAGATAAAAGGGTCTCCTTTTGGTAGTTACTCGAACTTCCAAATCTTAACCTGGGTAATAAATTTGATGAGGATTAATTGTTAATCCACTAATTAATTAGGGCACAATGGTTACTTGTACTTCTTTAATGGTTTTGCTTTCGCCATAAACGTTTACATTCGAAGCCACAAAGGTTACCGTATAGGTACCTGCCGCTGTATAGGTATTTTGGTAACTATCCATTCGGGTACTCATATTTTTTAGTGCTATTCCTTTATCTGGTTGTACTTTAGTTAAAGATAATCCACCAGAAATGGCCCACACCTGATTGCTACCTACCGTACCAGCACCGCCTTGGTATTTCAAGATGTTGTCTGTCCCAAAAGTCCAACTAACGGGCGATGTGGCTAATACCTTTACCGAAGTAAAACCGGCAGTTGTAATGTTCGCAACGGGAAGTACCTGACCATCTGTGGTAGTGGTTTTGATATCGAATTTATTTACCCACCAACGTGGTTGCGTTGTACCAGTTGTACCTGTGTATTTGAAGGCGAAATAAATCGGCTTTGCCTTATCTAAAGTAAAGCCCAAACTAGCTAATGTAGTTAAATTTACTACGCCAGAAGATACATAAGCCAAATCTGTAGATTGGATACCCGACAAGGTAAAGGCCGAGGTAATATCTGTCCAGTCTGCTGGATTTACACCTGCTGTAGTGTAGGTACCTGCGAAAGTTTGCGAGGCCATTATCCTTAACGACTGTGGCTGTTGCGCATCAGAACCGTAGCGTCTGTTGGTAGCAAACTCTAAGGTAATGTTATCGCTTTGGGCTTGTGTCCTATCCTTGTACACGTATTTTTGTCCTTCGGCACCAGAGTAAAACAATATTTGATCTGGGTTACCAGTAATTAAAAAATTAACTGGTTCTCCAACTTTATAACTCGATTTCTCTGGCTTTACATCAAAATCAAGTACAATAACTTCTTTTTTATTACAACCGAATAAGCTAACCAGCAACATCGGGAGTAGATATAGTTTCTTCATCATGTTATTCATCATTTACCAACCTGTATTTTGAGACATTGCTTTATTTAACGAGAGTTCTAGCACCGGAATAGGCAATAAATTGTTTCTACTGCTCACATTCTTGGCTGCCATTGCCGCAAAGGTCCAAGCGGCGGGTGCATCTGCCTGTATGGATGTGCCCAATTGGTTCATTTCTGATACGAACATATCCCATCTTACCAAATCAAATTTGCGTAAACTTTCAAAAGACAGCTCCAAGAAACGTTCTTTGCGGATGGCTGTTTTCATATCCTCATAAGAAAAAATGGTTGCGGTTAAATCTGATGCGTTGGCTCTATCTCTTACTTCTTTTAGGGCCTGCTTTGCCAAAGAGCTTGCACCATTTACTTCGTTTTCGGCTTCGGCAAACATCAACAATACATCCGCGTAGCGTAACAACGGAAAGTTTTGTGGGGTGTAGTTCTTATTTTTGGGCTTCAATTTTTCGTAAGCTCTGCGAAACTTACCTACGTTTCTGTTGTAGATCTGCGCCGATGTCCAATTCACAGAGTCGGTTACTGTAATTAGCGTGTTTACAGTAGAATAAGTGTACTGATAAGGAGCTATGGCCCAATTTTTTCTCACATCCTGATTTTCGTAGCTATCGAATAGTTTCTTGGTAGCATTAACCAAACCGTAGCTGTAGCCATGCACCTCATCGTTACATTGTAACCCAAAGGTGTTGCCTACACGACCAGATTCGAAATCGCCACCTCTGTTACCGTATAATTCTACCTCCCAAATGGTTTCGCCAACATCATATTTATCGCCAGCGTAATTGGTGAAAATTTGCTGATAGCTTGGCAATAAACGGTGCTCTTTTGGACCTGCATCGGGATAAACTATTTTTCTTGCCCATTTTAGAGCTTCGGCATATTTAGTTTGATCTCTAAGTGGCGCACCTGCCATTTTTAGATAAACTCTGGCTAAAATACCACGCACCGTAGATTTAGACACTCTGCCGCCGAAGCCAATGGCTGTAGCGGTTTTTACCAATGCTTCGGCCTCTTCCATTTCTTTGGTAATGAAATCATAGATCTCTT from Pedobacter sp. SL55 includes these protein-coding regions:
- a CDS encoding SDR family oxidoreductase; the protein is MKTTGNTIFISGGSAGIGLAIAKKLNAEGNKIIINGRSEERLQAALSHLDGAVAIKGDWAEASERERIAEELKTNHPDVNIIVNNAGIAFAYLLSQDADALEKAQIEMNLNYFSVIHFNQLMMPHLLQKEEAAVVNVSSLAVYGSEKFLPTYCPTKAALHNYTLALRATYEENKNIQVYEVYPPRTDTEFSSYLDGDKGVPAAEVAEELFIGLQNNRFDVPVGETKIYAAAINEAMSKIINQSK
- a CDS encoding Dabb family protein, producing MENIEVVKNFHVGTPAPIERAVVDTTYTFSLILFFEDLAAHDVYQVHPIHKAFLEEFRVFFEKVIIYDAN
- a CDS encoding DUF5017 domain-containing protein, whose product is MMKKLYLLPMLLVSLFGCNKKEVIVLDFDVKPEKSSYKVGEPVNFLITGNPDQILFYSGAEGQKYVYKDRTQAQSDNITLEFATNRRYGSDAQQPQSLRIMASQTFAGTYTTAGVNPADWTDITSAFTLSGIQSTDLAYVSSGVVNLTTLASLGFTLDKAKPIYFAFKYTGTTGTTQPRWWVNKFDIKTTTTDGQVLPVANITTAGFTSVKVLATSPVSWTFGTDNILKYQGGAGTVGSNQVWAISGGLSLTKVQPDKGIALKNMSTRMDSYQNTYTAAGTYTVTFVASNVNVYGESKTIKEVQVTIVP
- a CDS encoding RagB/SusD family nutrient uptake outer membrane protein, whose product is MKNYKNIHQSRSQMNKIDQKGWKEKLLFTLAIVMFFAISGCKKFLDKEPTFIVKENYYNNETDVNAGLAGVYDVLAKEEIYGGNYQLLLSVADDGFYSRSAYTFGPAVYNFDASDPAVANFWRFLYEGIERANVFLSRIDGVNMGQAAKDAAKGEVKFLRAYYYFLLVDHWGNVPLKLTPTVSVNDVNIQATPQKEIYDFITKEMEEAEALVKTATAIGFGGRVSKSTVRGILARVYLKMAGAPLRDQTKYAEALKWARKIVYPDAGPKEHRLLPSYQQIFTNYAGDKYDVGETIWEVELYGNRGGDFESGRVGNTFGLQCNDEVHGYSYGLVNATKKLFDSYENQDVRKNWAIAPYQYTYSTVNTLITVTDSVNWTSAQIYNRNVGKFRRAYEKLKPKNKNYTPQNFPLLRYADVLLMFAEAENEVNGASSLAKQALKEVRDRANASDLTATIFSYEDMKTAIRKERFLELSFESLRKFDLVRWDMFVSEMNQLGTSIQADAPAAWTFAAMAAKNVSSRNNLLPIPVLELSLNKAMSQNTGW
- a CDS encoding glycoside hydrolase family 88 protein, with translation MIKQISSGFKNTKFAALAALFLTTATANAQMIKKDFEVADKQYKMMLETQHDLTSFPRSTDENGEVKGVGVFDWTGGFFPGVMWYIYEYTKNPTWKATATKWTEALEKGKDLDQHHDIGFVMYCSYGNAVRLEKDPAKIKAYQDILIHSAKTALTRFDPKVGLIKSWNTKASWDGKTVWQYPVIIDNMMNLEMLCYVSKITGDPIYKNVAISHAENTMKNHFRKDFSTYHVVDYDPETGKVLHQQTNQGYSDNSTWARGQGWAIYGFTMMYRETGDKRFLQTAKKAADFYLNHANLPKDKIPYWDFNVGQKGYQPDWETAGRINLKEIPRDASAGALVASGLLELSAYVTGKQKQFYFKNAEIMLQSLSSDKYLAKPGTNAGFILKNSVGSFPHNFEVSTPLVYADYYFLEALLRYQKAVN
- a CDS encoding beta-N-acetylhexosaminidase encodes the protein MKKIIISVIFLLVGFGASAQEIALIPKPVKAIKQSSEVFSLNQQTQITANKEAQKIAAYLQTELLKHKGIALRNADKASTNYIDLQIKPNAKQALEAYQLSITANKIEIKAAHAQGLFAGVSSLLQLVRQQKVENNQIFIPSWHIEDQPRYAWRGLMLDESRHFFGKEKVKQMLDWMAFYKLNKFHWHLTDQPGWRIEIKKYPKLTVIGGLGTFTDLLAKPQYYTQEEIKEMVSYAAERFIDVIPEIDMPGHATAANKAYPEFSGGGSPKYPEFTFNPGKEGTYQYLTNILKEVDALFPSQMIHIGADEVHFGNQHWNNDAAVQDLMKQKNFKDLPAVEAYFVKRMADSIKSLNNEVLAWDEIVSGNLPAEKTTVFWWRHDKPEILKQAFAKGFNVVLCPRLPLYFDFVQDSAHVVGRKWAGSFVAVQNVYNFPSKEITDLPNASSLIRGIQANIWTEVIVDEQQLDFKLFPRIAALAEAAWTKVETKDLTEFNSRLKKHFELYTADGLYFFNPFNPKASPELLTPAQRKGLLPDNEEQTAREKEKIK
- a CDS encoding winged helix-turn-helix transcriptional regulator, encoding MADNKKRSDCPISSSLEVWGDKWSLLIVRDLMFAKQCTYGDFLKSGEKIATNILASRLQTLEENGIITKSDHPDSKAKVLYQLTQKGIDLLPLMVEINLWAEKYYDLPADRKASLTEVKKDKEGFIKRMAEDLEKSSS
- a CDS encoding glycoside hydrolase family 3 N-terminal domain-containing protein — its product is MKKIALSLAAVFIGASCLAQNSKIYKKDWIDLNKNGKKDVYEDPSRPTKERVADLISQMNLNEKTAQMATLYGYKRILKDSLPTSSWKNEIWKDGIANIDEHLNGFINWNLVETKLDLVTDVKRHVWAMNETQRFFIEQTRLGIPVDFSNEGIRGIEAYQATGFPTQLNMGMTWNRSLVRAMGQITGKEARALGYTNVYAPILDVARDQRWGRLEEVYGEDPYLTARLGVEMAKGIQEMGAASTPKHFAVYSANKGAREGLARTDPQVSPREVEDVLLYPFKKVIKEANIMGIMSSYNDYNGIPVTGSSYWLTDRLRTEMGFTGYVVSDSDALEYLYNKHQVAANLKEAVYQAFTAGLNVRTTFRRPDSIIIFLRELVNEKRIPIETINSRVADVLSVKFRLGLFDSPYVKDADASKKLVNSAANQQVALQASLESIVLLKNTKNALPLAKTGLKVAVIGPNAADADYAHAHYGPLMSSSVNILEGIKQKIGAQNVTYAKGSELIDKNWPNSEILPEEPNAEELALINEAVATAKNSDVVVLAIGGNTKTAGENKSRTSLDLPGHQLALVKAIHQTGKPYVVVLIGSQPMSINYVDLHAPAIIYAGYPGVKGGLAVADVLFGDYNPGGKLTLTFPKSVGQLPLNFPTKPNAQTDEGETARVKGLLYPFGHGLSYTTFSYENLSVNNKLNQNGKVEVTLDIKNAGTKDGDEVVQLYIRDVLSSVTTYEKLLKGFERVKLKAGETKKVSFTLVPDDLMLWNREMKQVVEPGDFKVMVGSSSEDIRQTAVFTVQ